Proteins from a genomic interval of Dunckerocampus dactyliophorus isolate RoL2022-P2 chromosome 5, RoL_Ddac_1.1, whole genome shotgun sequence:
- the LOC129181140 gene encoding peroxisomal succinyl-coenzyme A thioesterase-like isoform X2, with amino-acid sequence MAFNVKMMVMKRWLCTYVQVSMDVKHCAVKLSVHPCRGLVDEKFVVVVQNVPPGIQLTVHAFHRCEDGHGWEAFAHYVSDASGSVNVSRDASLGGTYSGVEQMGLLWSLRPVPGSKPGLRMRKMNVQTPMEFTISVHQGFRSEGFLDQVPLASQVVERWYMAPGVRRIPITQDDLSATLFLPSGPGPFPAILDLWGGSGQLVEYRAALLASHGFASLALDYLTPKITQETGKMVDDSYFEKAFGFLQQYPQVLTGRIAMLGLSFGCSVTLRIAAYSLVVKPTCAVCISGSHVQPIGAKQEDIFAFYDQYSDKIQVNEKNQAVMKMMLLPITSDPTLKVDVGRVQCPLLLVVGEDDQNWPVLESAQDMKEMMERAGNSHLLTILSYPDAGHLIEPPYAPHTQVSSFRSIGTRHKVTALWGGRSVAHAYAQEDSWKKMLAFFRHNLYAAP; translated from the exons ATGGCATTCAATGTGAAAATGATGGTGATGAAACGCTGGTTGTGCACGTACGTGCAGGTCAGCATGGACGTGAAGCATTGTGCAGTCAAGTTGTCGGTGCATCCATGCAGAGGACTGGTGGATGAGAAGTTTGTCGTCGTGGTCCAGAATGTGCCCCCTGGTATCCAACTCACCGTCCACGCCTTCCACCGCTGTGAGGACGGACACGGCTGGGAGGCGTTCGCTCACTACGTGTCTGACGCCAGCGGCTCTGTTAATG TGTCCCGAGATGCCAGCCTGGGGGGTACGTACTCCGGGGTGGAGCAGATGGGTCTCCTGTGGAGCCTCAGACCAGTTCCAGGCAGCAAACCTGGACTCAG gATGAGGAAGATGAATGTGCAGACCCCCATGGAGTTCACCATCTCGGTGCATCAGGGTTTCCGCAGTGAGGGCTTCCTGGACCAGGTGCCGCTGGCCTCTCAGGTGGTGGAGCGCTGGTACATGGCGCCCGGCGTCCGCAGGATCCCCATCACTCAGGACGACCTTTCtgccaccctcttcctgccctCAG GACCCGGACCTTTCCCCGCCATCCTGGACCTGTGGGGGGGTTCAGGCCAACTTGTGGAGTATCGGGCTGCGCTCCTCGCCTCCCACGGCTTCGCCTCACTGGCTCTTGACTACCTGACCCCTAAAATCACCCAGGAGACGGGAAAGATGGTGGACGACTCGTACTTTGAG AAGGCCTTCGGGTTCCTGCAGCAGTACCCGCAGGTGCTCACCGGCCGCATCGCCATGTTGGGCCTCTCCTTCGGCTGCAGTGTCACGCTCAGGATTGCGGCTTACTCGCTCGTTGTAAAG CCCACGTGTGCAGTGTGCATCAGTGGAAGTCACGTGCAGCCAATCGGAGCCAAGCAGGAGGACATATTTGCTTTCTATGATCA GTACTCAGACAAGATTCAGGTCAACGAGAAGAACCAGGCTGTCATGAAAATGATGCTGCTGCCCATCACCAGCGACCCCACCCTCAAAGTGGAC GTGGGACGTGTGCAGTGTCCTCTGTTGCTGGTGGTGGGCGAGGACGATCAGAACTGGCCCGTCCTCGAGTCTGCGCAAGAC ATGAAGGAGATGATGGAGCGGGCGGGGAACAGCCACCTGCTGACCATCCTTTCTTACCCCGACGCCGGTCACCTGATTGAGCCTCCGTATGCGCCGCACACTCAAGTCAGCTCCTTCCGTTCCATCGGCACCCGGCACAAGG TCACAGCTCTGTGGGGAGGACGATCCGTGGCCCATGCGTACGCTCAGGAAGACTCCTGGAAGAAGATGCTGGCCTTCTTCCGCCACAATCTGTACGCCGCCCCCTAA
- the LOC129181140 gene encoding acyl-coenzyme A thioesterase 5-like isoform X3: MGLLWSLRPVPGSKPGLRMRKMNVQTPMEFTISVHQGFRSEGFLDQVPLASQVVERWYMAPGVRRIPITQDDLSATLFLPSGPGPFPAILDLWGGSGQLVEYRAALLASHGFASLALDYLTPKITQETGKMVDDSYFEKAFGFLQQYPQVLTGRIAMLGLSFGCSVTLRIAAYSLVVKPTCAVCISGSHVQPIGAKQEDIFAFYDQYSDKIQVNEKNQAVMKMMLLPITSDPTLKVDVGRVQCPLLLVVGEDDQNWPVLESAQDMKEMMERAGNSHLLTILSYPDAGHLIEPPYAPHTQVSSFRSIGTRHKGKLSMMPRHQFRKPFIFSTVAFREWGPVKTFTQVVSGLHQKYKSDFLLRLLLLFLLKNTNPVFTTPL, encoded by the exons ATGGGTCTCCTGTGGAGCCTCAGACCAGTTCCAGGCAGCAAACCTGGACTCAG gATGAGGAAGATGAATGTGCAGACCCCCATGGAGTTCACCATCTCGGTGCATCAGGGTTTCCGCAGTGAGGGCTTCCTGGACCAGGTGCCGCTGGCCTCTCAGGTGGTGGAGCGCTGGTACATGGCGCCCGGCGTCCGCAGGATCCCCATCACTCAGGACGACCTTTCtgccaccctcttcctgccctCAG GACCCGGACCTTTCCCCGCCATCCTGGACCTGTGGGGGGGTTCAGGCCAACTTGTGGAGTATCGGGCTGCGCTCCTCGCCTCCCACGGCTTCGCCTCACTGGCTCTTGACTACCTGACCCCTAAAATCACCCAGGAGACGGGAAAGATGGTGGACGACTCGTACTTTGAG AAGGCCTTCGGGTTCCTGCAGCAGTACCCGCAGGTGCTCACCGGCCGCATCGCCATGTTGGGCCTCTCCTTCGGCTGCAGTGTCACGCTCAGGATTGCGGCTTACTCGCTCGTTGTAAAG CCCACGTGTGCAGTGTGCATCAGTGGAAGTCACGTGCAGCCAATCGGAGCCAAGCAGGAGGACATATTTGCTTTCTATGATCA GTACTCAGACAAGATTCAGGTCAACGAGAAGAACCAGGCTGTCATGAAAATGATGCTGCTGCCCATCACCAGCGACCCCACCCTCAAAGTGGAC GTGGGACGTGTGCAGTGTCCTCTGTTGCTGGTGGTGGGCGAGGACGATCAGAACTGGCCCGTCCTCGAGTCTGCGCAAGAC ATGAAGGAGATGATGGAGCGGGCGGGGAACAGCCACCTGCTGACCATCCTTTCTTACCCCGACGCCGGTCACCTGATTGAGCCTCCGTATGCGCCGCACACTCAAGTCAGCTCCTTCCGTTCCATCGGCACCCGGCACAAGGGTAAGTTGTCGATGATGCCACGACACCAATTTAGGAAACCATTCATTTTCTCCACTGTGGCGTTCAGAGAATGGGGTCCCGTGAAAACATTTACACAGGTGGTCAGTGGGTTACACCAAAAATACAAATCAGATTTTCTCCTACGACTGCTACTACTATTTCtactaaaaaatacaaatccgGTTTTTACTACTCCTCTCTGA
- the LOC129181140 gene encoding acyl-coenzyme A thioesterase 1-like isoform X1, protein MAFNVKMMVMKRWLCTYVQVSMDVKHCAVKLSVHPCRGLVDEKFVVVVQNVPPGIQLTVHAFHRCEDGHGWEAFAHYVSDASGSVNVSRDASLGGTYSGVEQMGLLWSLRPVPGSKPGLRMRKMNVQTPMEFTISVHQGFRSEGFLDQVPLASQVVERWYMAPGVRRIPITQDDLSATLFLPSGPGPFPAILDLWGGSGQLVEYRAALLASHGFASLALDYLTPKITQETGKMVDDSYFEKAFGFLQQYPQVLTGRIAMLGLSFGCSVTLRIAAYSLVVKPTCAVCISGSHVQPIGAKQEDIFAFYDQYSDKIQVNEKNQAVMKMMLLPITSDPTLKVDVGRVQCPLLLVVGEDDQNWPVLESAQDMKEMMERAGNSHLLTILSYPDAGHLIEPPYAPHTQVSSFRSIGTRHKGKLSMMPRHQFRKPFIFSTVAFREWGPVKTFTQVVSGLHQKYKSDFLLRLLLLFLLKNTNPVFTTPL, encoded by the exons ATGGCATTCAATGTGAAAATGATGGTGATGAAACGCTGGTTGTGCACGTACGTGCAGGTCAGCATGGACGTGAAGCATTGTGCAGTCAAGTTGTCGGTGCATCCATGCAGAGGACTGGTGGATGAGAAGTTTGTCGTCGTGGTCCAGAATGTGCCCCCTGGTATCCAACTCACCGTCCACGCCTTCCACCGCTGTGAGGACGGACACGGCTGGGAGGCGTTCGCTCACTACGTGTCTGACGCCAGCGGCTCTGTTAATG TGTCCCGAGATGCCAGCCTGGGGGGTACGTACTCCGGGGTGGAGCAGATGGGTCTCCTGTGGAGCCTCAGACCAGTTCCAGGCAGCAAACCTGGACTCAG gATGAGGAAGATGAATGTGCAGACCCCCATGGAGTTCACCATCTCGGTGCATCAGGGTTTCCGCAGTGAGGGCTTCCTGGACCAGGTGCCGCTGGCCTCTCAGGTGGTGGAGCGCTGGTACATGGCGCCCGGCGTCCGCAGGATCCCCATCACTCAGGACGACCTTTCtgccaccctcttcctgccctCAG GACCCGGACCTTTCCCCGCCATCCTGGACCTGTGGGGGGGTTCAGGCCAACTTGTGGAGTATCGGGCTGCGCTCCTCGCCTCCCACGGCTTCGCCTCACTGGCTCTTGACTACCTGACCCCTAAAATCACCCAGGAGACGGGAAAGATGGTGGACGACTCGTACTTTGAG AAGGCCTTCGGGTTCCTGCAGCAGTACCCGCAGGTGCTCACCGGCCGCATCGCCATGTTGGGCCTCTCCTTCGGCTGCAGTGTCACGCTCAGGATTGCGGCTTACTCGCTCGTTGTAAAG CCCACGTGTGCAGTGTGCATCAGTGGAAGTCACGTGCAGCCAATCGGAGCCAAGCAGGAGGACATATTTGCTTTCTATGATCA GTACTCAGACAAGATTCAGGTCAACGAGAAGAACCAGGCTGTCATGAAAATGATGCTGCTGCCCATCACCAGCGACCCCACCCTCAAAGTGGAC GTGGGACGTGTGCAGTGTCCTCTGTTGCTGGTGGTGGGCGAGGACGATCAGAACTGGCCCGTCCTCGAGTCTGCGCAAGAC ATGAAGGAGATGATGGAGCGGGCGGGGAACAGCCACCTGCTGACCATCCTTTCTTACCCCGACGCCGGTCACCTGATTGAGCCTCCGTATGCGCCGCACACTCAAGTCAGCTCCTTCCGTTCCATCGGCACCCGGCACAAGGGTAAGTTGTCGATGATGCCACGACACCAATTTAGGAAACCATTCATTTTCTCCACTGTGGCGTTCAGAGAATGGGGTCCCGTGAAAACATTTACACAGGTGGTCAGTGGGTTACACCAAAAATACAAATCAGATTTTCTCCTACGACTGCTACTACTATTTCtactaaaaaatacaaatccgGTTTTTACTACTCCTCTCTGA
- the kbtbd13b gene encoding kelch repeat and BTB domain-containing protein 13, protein MSESEDDNSGVESSGSRPCRHPAVLSARLTVVVEDTHFSEEKTLLVRSCDYFRALYRSGMRECRQEEIHLKSLHARGFFIALAVLRGEAPGLDADDIVEAIECAAFLQVAPLTKHLVHLIDSDNCVLMLHTAATFGLLDLYHAAALFIRNMYPDLEVEVRRTLPLELISFVESLSPSAFVAVGAHVTCSTSESVHAASRTVCYLDESGNTWKTLTDLPLEASTSMAGVAVLDNKLYIVGGVHGLHKDVVDASFCYDVSKNSWIEIAGPVKRRFNLSLVGQDGHLYAIGGEYERTVMSSVEVLELKSGRWRFAAHLPRPASGAACTKTMGRIFVCLWRPMETTEIYEYIPTKDQWRLLTSLIRRQSYGHCMVAHRDDLYVMRNGPSDDFLRCMIDCYNLSTGQWTALPGHFANSKGSLFTALTRGDSVFTLNRSCTLEYVVSGKMWKPRRQMKGFPRSGSVWTFLLQIPNNQNDKCTNKSQKST, encoded by the coding sequence ATGTCGGAGTCAGAAGACGACAACAGCGGCGTCGAGTCAAGCGGGAGTCGGCCATGTCGTCACCCCGCCGTGCTCTCAGCCAGACTGACTGTCGTGGTGGAGGACACTCACTTTTCCGAGGAGAAGACCTTGCTGGTGCGGAGTTGCGACTATTTCCGTGCACTCTACCGCTCCGGAATGAGGGAGTGTCGCCAGGAGGAGATCCACCTAAAGTCTCTGCACGCTCGAGGCTTTTTCATCGCCTTGGCAGTCTTACGAGGTGAGGCGCCTGGTTTGGATGCGGACGACATCGTTGAGGCCATCGAGTGCGCCGCTTTCCTGCAGGTGGCGCCGCTCACCAAGCATCTGGTACACCTCATCGACTCGGACAACTGCGTGCTCATGTTGCACACCGCTGCGACCTTTGGCCTCCTGGATCTGTACCACGCTGCTGCGCTGTTTATCCGAAATATGTACCCAGACCTGGAGGTGGAGGTCAGGAGGACCTTGCCGCTTGAGTTGATTTCCTTCGTGGAGTCTCTGAGCCCGAGTGCTTTTGTGGCCGTTGGTGCCCATGTGACCTGCAGCACAAGCGAAAGCGTTCATGCAGCCTCCAGGACTGTCTGCTACCTGGATGAAAGTGGGAACACCTGGAAAACTCTCACGGATCTTCCCCTGGAGGCCAGCACCTCCATGGCGGGCGTGGCTGTCTTGGACAACAAACTCTATATCGTTGGCGGTGTTCATGGTCTCCACAAAGATGTTGTTGATGCCAGTTTCTGCTACGATGTGTCCAAGAACAGCTGGATAGAGATCGCTGGTCCGGTCAAGCGGCGCTTCAACCTAAGTCTAGTGGGACAAGATGGCCATCTGTACGCCATCGGAGGAGAGTACGAGCGGACGGTGATGTCATCGGTGGAAGTATTAGAGCTCAAGTCTGGCCGGTGGCGCTTTGCCGCTCACCTGCCTCGGCCGGCATCAGGGGCGGCGTGCACCAAAACCATGGGGAGGATTTTTGTATGCTTGTGGAGGCCCATGGAGACCACTGAGATCTACGAGTACATCCCAACTAAGGATCAGTGGCGTTTGCTCACCAGTTTGATCCGACGCCAGAGCTACGGTCACTGCATGGTGGCCCACAGGGACGACCTGTACGTGATGAGGAACGGGCCATCGGACGACTTCCTGAGATGCATGATAGACTGCTACAACCTGAGCACGGGCCAGTGGACAGCTCTGCCGGGACATTTCGCCAACAGCAAGGGCTCGCTCTTCACCGCCTTGACCCGCGGTGACTCGGTCTTCACGCTCAACAGGAGCTGCACTCTGGAGTACGTCGTCAGCGGGAAGATGTGGAAACCCAGACGCCAGATGAAAGGTTTCCCGCGAAGTGGATCAGTGTGGACGTTCCTGCTCCAGATACCAAACAATCAAAATGACAAATGCACAAACAAATCGCAAAAGTCGACTTGA
- the LOC129181037 gene encoding neuroepithelial cell-transforming gene 1 protein-like isoform X1, whose protein sequence is MEESEEVNGGTLGGKAKLRRTSSRLSSDSVIGAATSPQSLRRNNYKKPPLQRGSSFTFLTPGTPWDFSLKRKRKEKDDDTVSLSSFDLKEPTTKRGRPLARVSSLVNFISPSKNGAMRRFGQTIQTMSLRGDTKSPGASLKGGSKAVGPTPCKRRKSTLWSETLDVHQKSSFSSKEIKRQEAIYELFRGEQDLIEDLQLARKAYHDPMLKLSIMTEEELAHIFGDLDAYIPLHEDLLMKLTEGTGSDGTVAEIGQIVIDWLPGLNAYKNYCSNQLAAKALLDQKKQDRRVQDFLQRCLESPFSRKLDLWSFLDIPRSRLVKYPLLLREILRHTPADHPDLATLERAITIIQEVLSDINVRKGESDCRYYIDKLEYLDDKQRDPLIDNCKTLLCHGELRNKSGSRLHVFLFSELLVLTRPVTRNDRSCFQVYRQPIPVRDLALEDLQDGEIRMGGSFRGAFTNGEKAKYIFRVSSADAARGQSHTLHVNDVYHKQQWLNCLRTAMARHGAPPGRARRHSSVPDHGNSSPAPPGPQLRPQMLSKSRQEHQRSRSSITRKETGV, encoded by the exons ATGGAAGAAAGCGAGGAAGTAAACGGGGGGACGTTGGGGGGAAAGGCCAAGCTCCGTCGGACGTCATCGAGGTTGTCCAGCGACAGTGTTATCGGTGCAGCGACGTCGCCACAAAGTCTACGGAGAAACAACTACAAAAA ACCTCCATTGCAGAGAGGCAGCTCCTTCACCTTTCTCACTCCAGGGACGCCTTGGGACTTCAGTCTG AAGAGAAAACGCAAAGAGAAGGACGACGACACGGTCAGCTTGTCCAGTTTCGACCTGAAG GAGCCCACGACCAAGCGAGGAAGACCGCTAGCTCGAGTGTCCTCCCTCGTCAACTTCATATCTCCTTCCAAGAATGGCGCCATGCGACGTTTCGGCCAGACCATCCAG ACCATGTCGCTGCGTGGGGACACCAAGTCTCCCGGAGCGTCCCTCAAAGGCGGCAGCAAGGCGGTCGGCCCCACCCCCTGCAAGCGGAGGAAGAGCACCTTGTGGTCAGAGACGCTGGACGTCCACCAGAAGAGCTCCTTCTCCTCCAAAGAGATCAAGAGACAAGAG gctATTTATGAGCTCTTCAGGGGAGAGCAGGATCTCATCGAAGATCTCCAACTTGCACGAAAG GCTTACCATGACCCCATGCTCAAGCTCTCCATCATGACTGAGGAGGAATTGGCCCACATCTTTGGAGACCTGGACGCATACATCCCCCTGCATGAAG ATCTTCTAATGAAGCTGACAGAAGGAACGGGTTCTGATGGGACGGTAGCTGAGATAGGACAGATAGTGATAGACTGG CTTCCAGGCCTGAATGCTTACAAGAACTACTGCAGCAACCAGCTGGCAGCCAAAGCGCTGCTGGACCAGAAGAAGCAGGACCGGCGGGTCCAGGACTTCCTGCAGCGCTGCCTGGAGTCGCCCTTCAGCAGGAAGCTGGACCTGTGGAGCTTCCTGGACATCCCGCGCTCGCGCCTGGTCAAATACCCGCTGCTGCTGAGAGAGATCCTCCGACACACTCCTGCAGACCACCCCGACCTTGCCACCCTGGAGAGAGCC ATTACGATAATCCAGGAGGTTTTGTCAGACATCAACGTGAGGAAGGGCGAGTCAGACTGCCGGTACTACATCGACAAGCTGGAGTACTTGGACGACAAGCAGCGGGACCCTTTGATTGACAACTGCAAGACCCTTTTGTGTCACGGGGAGCTGAGGAACAAGAGCGGCTCG AGGCTGCACGTGTTCCTGTTCTCTGAACTGCTGGTTCTGACCCGACCGGTGACGCGGAACGACAGGAGCTGCTTCCAGGTGTACAGACAGCCTATTCCAGTTCGGGACTTGGCGCTGGAAGACCTGCAGGATGGAGAGATTCGCATGGGGGGCTCCTTTCGGGGGGCTTTTACCAATGGAGAGAAAG CTAAGTATATTTTCCGTGTCAGCTCGGCGGATGCGGCCCGCGGGCAGTCGCACACGCTGCACGTCAACGACGTCTACCACAAACAGCAGTGGCTCAACTGCCTGCGCACCGCCATGGCCCGACACGGAGCTCCTCCCGGCCGAGCCCGGCGCCACTCCTCCGTCCCCGATCACGGCAACAGTTCGCCCGCGCCCCCGGGACCTCAACTCAGGCCGCAGATGCTCTCCAAAAGCAGACAGGAGCATCAGAGGTCACGGAGTTCCATAACCAGGAAAGAGACTGGAGTGTAG
- the LOC129181037 gene encoding neuroepithelial cell-transforming gene 1 protein-like isoform X2 codes for MEESEEVNGGTLGGKAKLRRTSSRLSSDSVIGAATSPQSLRRNNYKKPPLQRGSSFTFLTPGTPWDFSLKRKRKEKDDDTVSLSSFDLKEPTTKRGRPLARVSSLVNFISPSKNGAMRRFGQTIQTMSLRGDTKSPGASLKGGSKAVGPTPCKRRKSTLWSETLDVHQKSSFSSKEIKRQEAIYELFRGEQDLIEDLQLARKAYHDPMLKLSIMTEEELAHIFGDLDAYIPLHEDLLMKLTEGTGSDGTVAEIGQIVIDWLPGLNAYKNYCSNQLAAKALLDQKKQDRRVQDFLQRCLESPFSRKLDLWSFLDIPRSRLVKYPLLLREILRHTPADHPDLATLERAITIIQEVLSDINVRKGESDCRYYIDKLEYLDDKQRDPLIDNCKTLLCHGELRNKSGSRLHVFLFSELLVLTRPVTRNDRSCFQVYRQPIPVRDLALEDLQDGEIRMGGSFRGAFTNGEKARRMRPAGSRTRCTSTTSTTNSSGSTACAPPWPDTELLPAEPGATPPSPITATVRPRPRDLNSGRRCSPKADRSIRGHGVP; via the exons ATGGAAGAAAGCGAGGAAGTAAACGGGGGGACGTTGGGGGGAAAGGCCAAGCTCCGTCGGACGTCATCGAGGTTGTCCAGCGACAGTGTTATCGGTGCAGCGACGTCGCCACAAAGTCTACGGAGAAACAACTACAAAAA ACCTCCATTGCAGAGAGGCAGCTCCTTCACCTTTCTCACTCCAGGGACGCCTTGGGACTTCAGTCTG AAGAGAAAACGCAAAGAGAAGGACGACGACACGGTCAGCTTGTCCAGTTTCGACCTGAAG GAGCCCACGACCAAGCGAGGAAGACCGCTAGCTCGAGTGTCCTCCCTCGTCAACTTCATATCTCCTTCCAAGAATGGCGCCATGCGACGTTTCGGCCAGACCATCCAG ACCATGTCGCTGCGTGGGGACACCAAGTCTCCCGGAGCGTCCCTCAAAGGCGGCAGCAAGGCGGTCGGCCCCACCCCCTGCAAGCGGAGGAAGAGCACCTTGTGGTCAGAGACGCTGGACGTCCACCAGAAGAGCTCCTTCTCCTCCAAAGAGATCAAGAGACAAGAG gctATTTATGAGCTCTTCAGGGGAGAGCAGGATCTCATCGAAGATCTCCAACTTGCACGAAAG GCTTACCATGACCCCATGCTCAAGCTCTCCATCATGACTGAGGAGGAATTGGCCCACATCTTTGGAGACCTGGACGCATACATCCCCCTGCATGAAG ATCTTCTAATGAAGCTGACAGAAGGAACGGGTTCTGATGGGACGGTAGCTGAGATAGGACAGATAGTGATAGACTGG CTTCCAGGCCTGAATGCTTACAAGAACTACTGCAGCAACCAGCTGGCAGCCAAAGCGCTGCTGGACCAGAAGAAGCAGGACCGGCGGGTCCAGGACTTCCTGCAGCGCTGCCTGGAGTCGCCCTTCAGCAGGAAGCTGGACCTGTGGAGCTTCCTGGACATCCCGCGCTCGCGCCTGGTCAAATACCCGCTGCTGCTGAGAGAGATCCTCCGACACACTCCTGCAGACCACCCCGACCTTGCCACCCTGGAGAGAGCC ATTACGATAATCCAGGAGGTTTTGTCAGACATCAACGTGAGGAAGGGCGAGTCAGACTGCCGGTACTACATCGACAAGCTGGAGTACTTGGACGACAAGCAGCGGGACCCTTTGATTGACAACTGCAAGACCCTTTTGTGTCACGGGGAGCTGAGGAACAAGAGCGGCTCG AGGCTGCACGTGTTCCTGTTCTCTGAACTGCTGGTTCTGACCCGACCGGTGACGCGGAACGACAGGAGCTGCTTCCAGGTGTACAGACAGCCTATTCCAGTTCGGGACTTGGCGCTGGAAGACCTGCAGGATGGAGAGATTCGCATGGGGGGCTCCTTTCGGGGGGCTTTTACCAATGGAGAGAAAG CTCGGCGGATGCGGCCCGCGGGCAGTCGCACACGCTGCACGTCAACGACGTCTACCACAAACAGCAGTGGCTCAACTGCCTGCGCACCGCCATGGCCCGACACGGAGCTCCTCCCGGCCGAGCCCGGCGCCACTCCTCCGTCCCCGATCACGGCAACAGTTCGCCCGCGCCCCCGGGACCTCAACTCAGGCCGCAGATGCTCTCCAAAAGCAGACAGGAGCATCAGAGGTCACGGAGTTCCATAA